The Hypanus sabinus isolate sHypSab1 chromosome 7, sHypSab1.hap1, whole genome shotgun sequence region ggctgattatgcATCAGCCAgttggtgtacctaataaagagtaAATATTAAAGCAATCTTATATAAATGCAATGTACAATTAACTGTTTGAATGTGGCCATGTATACATAAGATTAATTTACGTATGTCAATGGTATGTACACAAGGTGACATTTGTGTCTGTGACGGACAGGGAAATGGCAAAGTGACAAGAGGGAATCATCTAGGTAGCAGAGCTCCCAAAGTCTAATGGGACTTGACAGAGTAGTTGCAGTGTGTATGTTTCCCGTGTCTGGAGCTGGTCACAAGCCGGTGGATGTGTTGCTCTACCTCTCACCCAGTGTCCCTCCGTTCTGCAGTTTTCCCCCATGTTGAATAAACTTTTCTGCCAGCTGGCCAAGACCTGCCCGGTCCAGATCTGGGTGAGCTCCCCGCCACCTCTGGGCTCCCTCCTCCGCGCCACGGCCGTCTACAAGAAGTCGGAGCACGTCGCAGAGGTGGTGAAGCGGTGCCCGCACCACGAGCGCAGCTCGGAGAACGACGGTGAGTGGAGGTGGACGCAAGCCGAACTTGCCCGGATGCAGCGGCGGGGTAGGGCTCCCTGTACAAAAAGTATACCCTCTACGCAACCCAGGGGGGTCTGCACAGGCTCCATCCTAATCCAGAATCTGGGGTGGTTTGCCTTCCACTCCACCTTGTTAGACAATTTCCCCCGGCACGGAGAAGGTTTAAGATTAGCTGTGCTCGTATACAGCAAAATGCATCCCTTCTGTCAGCAAGGCTGAGCTGAtggcagcttgcaagtgtcaccGCATTCCTGGTGCCAACCTGGCACACCAACCCTAACCACAGCACCCGGACCAAACCCAcagggggggagtggggggggggggcgcggttTGATTCAGGAAGGGTGAGAGGAGCAAGGTTTGCTGACCCCTCCCTCCGTCCCGTAGGACCTGCACCTCCAAGCCACCTGATCCGAGTGGAGGGGGACAGCCAAGCGAAGTACGTGGAGGATTCACACAGCAAGAGGCAGAGTGTGCTGGTACCATATGAGTCGCCACAGGTGAGTGCGCAGGACGGGGGTTCGTGTCGCCAGCAAGAGCTCGAGGGCTGAGGGGCAGTGCTGTGTGCCAGGACCCAGgcccttcctgtcagattgacaGTGTTGGCCTTCTCTGCCTGGTTTTCCCATTGGTGTCTGTCTGTCCTGGCCAtttgtgggggcggggggggcgtTTGCTGGTCATCACCTGCCCTcccagaggaaatctgcagcaGCTGAGCTGGGCAGAATTCCCAGGctgggaggtgttgtttcctgaagggggagtgaggggaggggagggagagggaacaacaggaatggtaaggggaagggtgaggtgggagagtggggggggggaaggggtgaggagggagagggaggggaacagAGAGCGTAGAGGTTagaggaaggggaaggaaagaacagagggatgggggaggggattaaGAAGAGAGATGTGTCTTCACCTCCCTCCCCATAGAAACCTGTACTGGAGTTTGGGGGGGTGCAGAGGGTGGGCTGCCTCTCTCTCTGGCTCACTCTGTCTTCTCCTTGCAGGTGGGATCAGACTGCACCACCATCCTCTACAACTTCATGTGTAACAGCAGCTGTATGGGGGGCATGAACAGGCGGCCCATCCTGTCCATCATCACCCTGGAGGGTCCCAAGTGAGTCCCTAACCCCCTTCACCCCTCTTTGTCCTGGCtaccactccccaaaccccctccTTGTCCTGTCACCTGCTCCACAGGTGTCCTGTCACCTTATCCCCACCTCACCACCATCCACAACCTGGGATCTGAGGCCATGGCTATCTGTTCCCCTCCACCTGAAGCCCCTTGTGAGGGGAGATTAAACTGAGACCCCATCTCGAATGTTGTACAGagatccaggacagatcccaccaaTTCTTCTCTAATGGTCCAGTCATGGAGCTGCTTCATGGTCTAGACGTTGAGCTCCCTCTTCCTCCAGTGGGCCAGACATGGAGCTCTTCTCCGGTGGCCCTATCGTGGAGGTCCTGTGGTCCAGTCGCGAAGCTTGCAGTTCTTTCGGTAATCTGGCCACGGATCTTCTCCCTTCTGTCGTCCAGAGGCAGACCCCACCTCCCCATATATCTGCACCAGAGCTGTCTTACCCCGGTTGTCCTGAGCACGGAGCTCTGACCCTGCCGTGTGTTTTCCTCCCCAGCGGACAGCTGCTGGGCCGGCAGTGTTTCGAGGTTCGAGTATGTGCCTGTCCCGGTCGCGATCGCAAGAGCGAGGAGGATAATTTCCAGAAGCAGCAGGGAGCGTCAGCAGAGAAATCTGGCCTTCCAGAGGCCAAGCGCagtgagtgaactcagctttaACGTTTCAGAGTGAGGGGTGAAAGAGGCGTAGAAGGTGATATGAAGGGCATGTAGATAAGGTGTGGATGGATAAGTCGTTGCTagataagaccatcagacataggagcagaattaggccattcagtccatcgaatctgctctgccattccatcatggctgatgtattttccttctgaaccccattctcctgccttctccccagtaacctttgactccctgactaatcaagaactgatcaacctCTGCTGTAAGTATCCGTGGTTTGGCCTCTACGGCCATGAGTTCCGCAGATTCACTGCCctatggctaaaggaattcccaAAACATGGATAGATAGAAGCCCAGCTAGAGGGGAAGCCtctgcctttttcccagggtggaaatggtaaTTCCAGAGGACGTGCTTCTAATGCGATTGGAGGGGAAATGTAGGCGATGTCAGGGGTGGGTGTTTTACACGGAGTAGTGGTAGGTGAGTGGCCCTGCAGATACAGATGGTGGAGCCAGATAAGTTATGAACGTTTAGGAGACTCATAGACAGGCCTGTGGATGATAGGAAATTGGAGGGCAGTGTAGGTGGTGGAGAGGTgtcactaccaaaggaggtgtaagacactccttccctctgccagcctgcaggtcactcttgggcagggtatagcacctgcttagcccccgatcagggtcaggtgagCCCATGGGAGCTGGTGGTACGAGCAGCCGGTGAGGGGCTGTAACAAAGGCAAAAACAAACCACGTCTACAGAAACAATGAGGCTCATGGGACGATGATCATACTGCACGGCACCTGATGATGCTAtgagagggaagagttagattaatcGAAGGCTGAAGGACCTGCACCGCACTGAAATGTTTTATGTTTTCAACTGTCAGGGGAGGGTGTGGTGGTGGTAGGGAGGGGGACATATGTGACATATCCGAGTGTGAGACCGAGCTTGCTCACTCCCCCCCGCCGTTTTCCTTTCCTTCCCCAGCCTCCCAGGATGTTGCTCAGGACAATGCCGCCCCCATCCCCAAGAAGAAGAAGCTGGTTCCTGACAACGAAATCTACACCCTGCAGGTGGGTAGAGGCCTCAACAGCACTGATGGGGGCTGAAGCTT contains the following coding sequences:
- the tp53 gene encoding cellular tumor antigen p53 isoform X2, with product MSEGQLEEPLSQETFRQLWDSLHVPGFSSTEEPEDKMLMWPTLGDVELEESLLNVETGLLDPSPVASSSSSSPQVGLPMDGPAAAHSSTVLATTSYPGPHQFQLRFQKSSTAKSATYTFSPMLNKLFCQLAKTCPVQIWVSSPPPLGSLLRATAVYKKSEHVAEVVKRCPHHERSSENDGPAPPSHLIRVEGDSQAKYVEDSHSKRQSVLVPYESPQVGSDCTTILYNFMCNSSCMGGMNRRPILSIITLEGPNGQLLGRQCFEVRVCACPGRDRKSEEDNFQKQQGASAEKSGLPEAKRTSQDVAQDNAAPIPKKKKLVPDNEIYTLQIQGRERFELLKKINEALEVSDLVPPNVVDACRQKQKPLQKKEKGSAEMKKGKKLLVKDARE
- the tp53 gene encoding cellular tumor antigen p53 isoform X1, whose amino-acid sequence is MSEGQLEEPLSQETFRQLWDSLHVPGFSSTEEPEDKMLMWPTLGDVELEESLLNVETGLLDPSPVASSSSSSPQVGLPMDGPAAAHSSTVLATTSYPGPHQFQLRFQKSSTAKSATYTLAKTCPVQIWVSSPPPLGSLLRATAVYKKSEHVAEVVKRCPHHERSSENDGPAPPSHLIRVEGDSQAKYVEDSHSKRQSVLVPYESPQVGSDCTTILYNFMCNSSCMGGMNRRPILSIITLEGPNGQLLGRQCFEVRVCACPGRDRKSEEDNFQKQQGASAEKSGLPEAKRTSQDVAQDNAAPIPKKKKLVPDNEIYTLQIQGRERFELLKKINEALEVSDLVPPNVVDACRQKQKPLQKKEKGSAEMKKGKKLLVKDARE